Proteins encoded in a region of the Marinococcus sp. PL1-022 genome:
- a CDS encoding sigma factor-like helix-turn-helix DNA-binding protein encodes MTTFFHQQKLIQHFFESSDHQYFLEHGYTDKLDEAFRAFFLDVKKRVFMQKTIYWAAVHYDKRERKHRDRFPLAVDTEEETSEKLLPAAAFTEQIRNFSRELAGHIENPELYGIIQQQPEKEQAVLYALFVEGSTMTETARAMNVSPQAVSKMKQKSLRILKTHLENCH; translated from the coding sequence TTGACCACATTTTTTCATCAGCAAAAGCTCATTCAACACTTCTTTGAATCCTCAGACCACCAATACTTTTTGGAGCATGGATATACAGATAAGCTCGACGAGGCCTTTCGTGCCTTTTTCCTCGATGTGAAAAAGCGGGTGTTCATGCAGAAGACAATTTACTGGGCAGCGGTTCACTATGATAAGCGGGAGAGAAAGCACCGGGACCGCTTTCCACTTGCTGTCGATACTGAGGAGGAGACGTCTGAGAAGCTTCTTCCGGCCGCTGCTTTTACAGAACAGATCCGGAATTTTTCCCGTGAACTCGCCGGACATATTGAAAATCCGGAGCTTTACGGTATTATTCAGCAGCAGCCGGAAAAGGAACAAGCTGTACTGTACGCCCTGTTTGTTGAAGGATCGACCATGACGGAGACAGCCCGGGCAATGAACGTTTCCCCGCAGGCCGTATCTAAAATGAAGCAAAAATCCCTTCGCATCTTAAAAACTCATTTGGAAAACTGTCATTGA
- a CDS encoding glycerol dehydrogenase: MGNKVFISPSKYVQGVDVVDEVGSYVKEMGSKAIVIADEFVWNLAGNRVVDSLKQQSIDAVNITFNGEASTGEINRIIEEAKSAGAEMIVAVGGGKTLDTAKGVRDQIPDAYCVIVPTTASTDAPTSALSVIYSDEGVFESYRFYSKNPDLIVMDSKIIAGAPPRFLASGIADAMATWVEARMAIQANANAMSGGLSTIAGAAIAEKCEETLFQYGLLAYESNKRQIVTHALEQIVEANTLLSGLGFESGGLALAHAIHNGFTVLDGEVHHMTHGEKVAFGTLSQLTLENRSKEEFEKYVDLYYRLELPITLEDLHLGDASEDELMKVAEAALTEGESSHNMPFELTPYDVVSAMQAADQYAKAYKKEHGLK, from the coding sequence ATGGGAAACAAAGTATTTATCAGTCCGAGTAAATATGTGCAGGGTGTTGACGTGGTGGATGAAGTAGGTTCCTACGTTAAAGAGATGGGCAGTAAAGCAATTGTGATTGCAGACGAATTTGTATGGAATCTGGCCGGTAACAGAGTGGTCGACAGCCTCAAGCAGCAGAGCATCGATGCTGTGAACATTACTTTTAATGGTGAAGCCTCCACGGGGGAAATTAACCGGATTATCGAAGAAGCCAAATCGGCCGGCGCAGAAATGATTGTTGCTGTAGGCGGCGGCAAGACGCTTGATACAGCAAAAGGGGTACGTGATCAGATTCCGGATGCCTACTGCGTCATCGTTCCGACGACGGCGTCCACAGATGCTCCGACGAGCGCTCTTTCCGTCATTTATTCAGATGAAGGGGTGTTCGAATCGTACCGGTTCTATTCGAAAAACCCGGATTTGATCGTGATGGATTCCAAAATTATCGCCGGCGCCCCGCCTCGTTTTCTCGCTTCCGGCATTGCGGATGCGATGGCCACATGGGTGGAAGCGCGCATGGCCATTCAGGCGAACGCCAACGCCATGTCCGGAGGGCTTTCCACGATAGCCGGAGCTGCGATCGCGGAAAAATGTGAAGAAACGCTGTTTCAGTATGGCCTCCTCGCCTATGAGTCCAACAAAAGACAGATTGTCACTCATGCCCTTGAGCAGATTGTCGAAGCCAACACGCTTTTGAGCGGTCTTGGGTTTGAAAGCGGCGGTCTTGCGCTTGCACATGCGATTCACAACGGATTTACTGTTCTCGACGGAGAGGTGCACCACATGACGCACGGGGAAAAAGTAGCCTTTGGCACCCTGAGTCAGCTGACGCTTGAGAACCGTTCGAAAGAGGAATTTGAAAAATATGTGGATCTGTATTACCGCCTGGAGCTGCCGATTACGCTTGAGGACCTTCATCTTGGAGACGCGTCGGAGGATGAATTAATGAAAGTGGCGGAAGCGGCCTTAACCGAAGGAGAAAGCAGCCACAATATGCCGTTTGAACTGACGCCTTATGACGTGGTAAGCGCCATGCAGGCAGCCGATCAGTACGCGAAAGCGTACAAAAAAGAGCACGGCCTGAAATAG
- a CDS encoding PRD domain-containing protein, whose translation MKILRVLNNNAVVVHHSDREKIIFGPGIGFQKGKNDPVNQKKIEKIFSMEEETPKFEQLLKTLPIEVIEVGEEIISYAEGEMHLPLSDHIHISIIDHLAFALERIQQGFTIENKLLHEIKALYQEEYSIGVWAIQKIKKDLGVELPEDEAGHIALHLHTAKLQTGSMEETMHRTSLIQELIQIVEDRAGLELADRGMSYHRLVVHLNFALSRAEDGKVFDDMDTEMLELIQTKYEKAYAVAYELADYVKQEAGLPFPLPEIGYIALHIQRILSNQSIS comes from the coding sequence ATGAAGATCCTGCGTGTACTGAACAACAATGCGGTAGTCGTCCATCACAGTGACCGGGAAAAGATCATTTTCGGTCCGGGAATCGGGTTTCAAAAAGGCAAAAATGATCCCGTTAATCAAAAGAAGATAGAAAAGATTTTCAGCATGGAGGAAGAGACGCCAAAATTTGAACAGCTTTTGAAGACTCTTCCAATTGAAGTTATTGAAGTTGGGGAAGAAATTATCAGCTACGCGGAAGGGGAAATGCATCTGCCGCTCAGCGATCACATTCATATTTCCATCATCGATCACCTGGCGTTTGCACTCGAACGTATTCAGCAGGGGTTTACCATAGAAAATAAGCTGCTTCATGAAATTAAGGCTCTTTATCAGGAGGAGTACAGCATCGGCGTCTGGGCCATTCAAAAGATAAAAAAAGATCTGGGGGTCGAGCTGCCGGAGGATGAAGCAGGGCATATTGCGCTGCATCTGCATACGGCAAAGCTGCAGACCGGATCAATGGAGGAAACGATGCACAGAACCTCACTGATCCAGGAGCTGATTCAAATTGTAGAAGATCGTGCCGGTCTCGAGCTTGCGGACCGAGGTATGTCGTATCACCGGCTCGTCGTTCATTTAAACTTTGCACTTTCAAGAGCAGAGGACGGAAAAGTGTTTGATGACATGGACACCGAGATGCTCGAACTGATCCAGACGAAATATGAAAAGGCCTATGCTGTTGCATACGAGCTGGCTGATTATGTTAAACAGGAGGCGGGACTGCCGTTTCCTCTGCCGGAAATCGGCTATATTGCGCTTCATATTCAGCGCATTTTATCGAACCAGTCGATTTCATAG
- a CDS encoding sucrose-specific PTS transporter subunit IIBC, with amino-acid sequence MDHKQIAKELVPLLGGKDNIISASHCATRLRLVIDDESQIDKQEIEDLEGVKGAFSSSGQFQIIFGTGTVNKVFQPFAEEIGLDDESAEHKQKQMDHNEAIKKKMNPVSRFAKVLSNIFVPIIPAIVAAGMLMGLLNLLNRFGLANSESSLYILLDMFSSAAFIILPILIGYSAAREFGGNTYLGAVVGGIMTHPTLLNPWGLQEGGVEPEMLNFAGMNIELLGYQGTVIPVLLTVYVMCWLEKLFRKVVPNMVDLLVTPFLTIMTTGFVALMVVGPLGRLLGEGVTTSLSFLYDSGAGFAGLVFGGLYSLIVLTGVHHSFHAIEAEILGQIGFNYLLPIWAMANVAQGGAGLAVWVKTKSKKMKEIAGPSAFAAFLGITEPVIFGVNLRCRRPFIGAAIGGALGGAYVTITNVTANGIGVTGLPMFAIANDPINYAIGILVAVGGAFTAAWLLGWQEEEQQPKKEETKTENDSEEKAV; translated from the coding sequence ATGGATCATAAACAAATAGCAAAAGAACTGGTGCCGCTCCTTGGCGGCAAAGATAACATTATCAGCGCCAGCCACTGCGCCACAAGGCTCCGGCTGGTTATTGACGATGAGAGCCAAATCGATAAGCAGGAAATTGAAGACTTGGAAGGAGTAAAAGGAGCTTTTTCAAGCTCCGGCCAGTTTCAGATTATTTTTGGTACCGGCACGGTTAATAAAGTGTTTCAGCCGTTTGCCGAGGAAATTGGTCTCGATGACGAGTCCGCAGAGCATAAACAAAAGCAGATGGATCATAACGAAGCAATAAAAAAGAAAATGAATCCGGTATCACGGTTTGCGAAAGTGCTTTCCAATATTTTCGTGCCAATTATTCCGGCCATTGTCGCCGCCGGTATGCTGATGGGGCTGCTGAATTTATTAAACCGTTTTGGATTGGCGAATAGTGAAAGCTCGCTGTACATTCTGTTGGATATGTTCTCCTCGGCCGCCTTCATTATTCTCCCGATTTTGATTGGCTACAGCGCAGCTCGTGAGTTTGGCGGGAATACTTACTTAGGGGCTGTGGTCGGCGGGATTATGACCCACCCGACTCTTTTGAATCCGTGGGGCCTTCAGGAGGGCGGCGTCGAGCCGGAGATGCTCAATTTTGCCGGCATGAATATTGAGCTGCTCGGCTATCAGGGCACGGTTATACCAGTACTGCTGACGGTGTATGTCATGTGCTGGCTTGAAAAGCTGTTCCGTAAAGTTGTTCCGAATATGGTGGACCTTCTTGTGACACCATTTTTAACGATCATGACCACCGGCTTTGTAGCACTGATGGTTGTAGGTCCGCTTGGCCGTCTGCTCGGTGAAGGTGTAACCACATCGCTGTCGTTTTTGTATGATTCCGGTGCCGGTTTTGCCGGTCTCGTTTTTGGCGGTTTGTATTCGCTGATCGTTCTAACCGGTGTACACCACAGCTTTCACGCGATTGAGGCAGAAATTCTCGGCCAGATCGGCTTTAACTACCTGCTCCCTATTTGGGCGATGGCCAACGTAGCCCAGGGCGGCGCCGGGCTCGCGGTCTGGGTAAAAACGAAAAGTAAAAAAATGAAAGAAATCGCTGGTCCTTCAGCCTTCGCTGCTTTTCTCGGCATTACAGAGCCAGTCATTTTCGGGGTGAACCTCCGCTGCCGCCGTCCGTTCATCGGTGCTGCTATTGGCGGAGCTCTCGGCGGGGCGTACGTAACAATTACCAATGTTACAGCGAACGGTATCGGGGTGACCGGGCTCCCGATGTTTGCAATTGCCAATGACCCGATTAATTATGCCATTGGTATACTGGTCGCTGTGGGCGGCGCGTTTACGGCAGCGTGGCTGCTGGGCTGGCAGGAAGAAGAACAGCAGCCGAAGAAAGAAGAAACAAAAACAGAAAATGACAGCGAAGAAAAAGCTGTATAA
- a CDS encoding sucrose-6-phosphate hydrolase, which translates to MKEEQALRKEAEKIVQTVEAAGPFRQQFHLMPPSGLMNDPNGLVQWQGMNHVFYQWMPFHTGHGSKWWGHAATRDWVQWELLPPAIAPVHNFEKNGCYSGSAVAHEGQLYLFYTGNVKDEDGNRTSYQCLAVSNDGVKFEKHGPVIYQPEGYTAHVRDPKVWFEAGLWWLVIGAQRRDLEGQVLLYRSPDLWEWEFLGPLAGKDVTLSASFGYMWECPDFFELGGSRVLLVSPQGLEAEAYRYQNQYQTGIFTGEFSPETGTFSHGEFREIDLGFEFYAPQTFLDEQGRRLLIGWMGVPDQQEQAQPTIANGWVHCLTVPRELTMQNGHLHQQPIEEYRQLRGEHASAVFAVNDEALVWQSWDASLAEIYLEVEKDKSWTVSWRRYFHISYDAGGQTLTFERPDLVTGEPVRRTSRIDGVRSLRCLFDCSSAEVFVNDGEYVSTSRLFPEQEEGELQFSAEQPVVFHVDAWELRPLQWV; encoded by the coding sequence ATGAAAGAGGAGCAGGCTCTTCGAAAAGAAGCAGAAAAAATAGTACAAACAGTCGAAGCGGCAGGCCCCTTTCGACAGCAGTTTCATTTGATGCCTCCTTCAGGGTTGATGAATGATCCGAACGGGCTTGTGCAGTGGCAGGGAATGAATCATGTGTTTTACCAGTGGATGCCGTTTCATACCGGTCACGGCAGCAAATGGTGGGGACATGCGGCAACCCGGGACTGGGTCCAGTGGGAGCTTCTGCCCCCGGCAATCGCACCGGTGCATAATTTTGAGAAAAACGGCTGCTACTCCGGCAGCGCAGTAGCACATGAGGGCCAATTGTATTTGTTTTATACCGGCAACGTTAAGGATGAAGACGGGAACCGGACAAGCTATCAGTGCCTTGCGGTTTCAAACGACGGAGTAAAGTTTGAAAAGCACGGCCCGGTGATTTATCAACCGGAAGGCTATACCGCTCACGTCCGCGATCCAAAAGTATGGTTTGAAGCCGGGTTGTGGTGGCTCGTGATTGGTGCCCAGCGCCGTGATCTGGAAGGACAGGTGCTCTTGTACCGCTCGCCGGATCTATGGGAATGGGAGTTTCTCGGACCACTCGCCGGGAAGGACGTTACGCTTAGCGCTTCCTTTGGCTACATGTGGGAATGCCCGGACTTTTTCGAGCTGGGCGGATCACGGGTGCTGCTCGTGTCTCCACAGGGACTTGAAGCAGAAGCGTACCGGTATCAGAACCAATATCAGACCGGCATTTTTACCGGCGAATTCTCCCCGGAAACGGGCACATTTTCCCACGGAGAGTTTCGTGAAATTGACCTGGGCTTTGAATTTTACGCCCCGCAAACGTTTCTGGATGAGCAGGGCCGGCGTCTGCTGATTGGCTGGATGGGAGTCCCGGACCAGCAGGAACAGGCGCAACCGACGATTGCCAATGGCTGGGTTCATTGTCTGACGGTCCCCCGGGAGCTGACGATGCAAAACGGACATCTGCATCAGCAGCCGATTGAAGAGTACCGGCAGCTTCGCGGGGAGCACGCCTCGGCGGTTTTTGCTGTAAATGATGAGGCGTTGGTATGGCAGTCGTGGGACGCCTCATTGGCAGAAATTTATCTGGAGGTGGAGAAAGATAAAAGCTGGACCGTCTCCTGGCGCCGTTATTTTCATATTTCCTATGACGCCGGCGGTCAGACGCTTACCTTTGAACGGCCGGATCTGGTCACCGGCGAGCCGGTGCGCCGAACCAGCCGGATAGACGGTGTGCGTTCGCTTCGATGCCTGTTTGACTGTTCTTCTGCAGAGGTTTTCGTTAACGACGGGGAATACGTCTCAACCTCCCGCCTGTTTCCGGAGCAGGAAGAAGGAGAGCTCCAATTTTCAGCAGAGCAGCCAGTCGTTTTTCATGTCGACGCGTGGGAGCTCCGTCCTCTGCAGTGGGTATGA
- a CDS encoding short chain dehydrogenase: protein MRILLVGASGTIGSAVYERLKDNHDILCAGRNGRDVQVDITDEDSIRQMYESTGRVDAVITASGSAGFAPLTELTPEKNQTAINSKMKGQINLVLLGIPYVNDGGSFTLTSGVMMDDPIPQGTSAAMANGAVKGFVTSAAIELPRGIRINNISPNLLVESAEKLGGFFRGFDPVSGDKVALAYQKSVEGQQTGQTYEVY from the coding sequence ATGCGCATATTGTTAGTCGGGGCTTCAGGCACGATCGGAAGTGCAGTATACGAACGCTTAAAGGATAACCACGACATTCTTTGTGCCGGACGTAACGGCCGGGACGTGCAGGTGGACATTACGGATGAAGACAGTATCCGTCAGATGTATGAATCCACCGGCCGTGTGGATGCAGTTATTACAGCCTCCGGGAGTGCCGGCTTTGCTCCGCTCACCGAGCTGACTCCGGAAAAGAACCAGACGGCCATCAACAGTAAAATGAAGGGCCAGATCAACCTGGTGCTGCTCGGTATTCCGTACGTAAATGACGGTGGCAGCTTCACGCTTACATCCGGCGTCATGATGGATGATCCGATTCCCCAGGGCACATCCGCTGCAATGGCAAATGGCGCCGTGAAAGGCTTCGTCACCTCCGCGGCCATTGAACTGCCAAGAGGGATCCGGATTAATAACATCAGTCCGAATCTGCTGGTCGAATCGGCAGAAAAGCTTGGCGGCTTTTTCCGCGGCTTTGACCCTGTGTCGGGAGATAAAGTTGCCCTTGCATACCAAAAGAGCGTCGAAGGCCAGCAGACCGGCCAGACGTACGAAGTTTACTAA
- a CDS encoding uracil-DNA glycosylase encodes MQLPDTLVQLANERIEPFDCEGFLPGAGPEEATIMFVGEAPGETEIHNGIPFSGRAGVIFDSYLDDLNIKRDDIYVTSAVRSRPFKWGQTRAGVRRKYNRTPNQKEIQAHAPVLDYEISHVQPQWLVPMGKIAYQRLLGKNPRLGDVTGRIQTSPVQQWEEEANSYIWTKENYNIFPIYHPAAILYNRSLEQTMKDYLSTLAAHALHT; translated from the coding sequence ATGCAGCTGCCTGATACTTTAGTACAACTCGCCAACGAACGTATTGAACCATTTGATTGTGAAGGATTTCTGCCAGGCGCCGGCCCGGAGGAAGCCACGATCATGTTTGTCGGGGAAGCTCCGGGCGAAACGGAAATTCATAACGGCATCCCCTTCAGCGGCAGGGCAGGAGTCATTTTTGACTCGTACCTCGACGACTTGAACATTAAGCGGGATGATATTTATGTTACAAGCGCCGTGCGCAGCCGGCCGTTCAAATGGGGCCAGACCAGAGCCGGGGTGCGCCGGAAATACAACCGCACGCCGAATCAGAAAGAAATTCAGGCTCATGCACCCGTGCTTGATTACGAAATCTCACATGTACAGCCGCAGTGGCTCGTGCCGATGGGGAAAATCGCCTATCAGCGGCTGCTCGGGAAAAACCCCAGACTCGGAGATGTGACCGGCAGGATTCAGACATCTCCGGTACAGCAGTGGGAGGAAGAAGCTAATTCGTACATCTGGACGAAGGAAAATTACAATATTTTTCCGATCTATCATCCGGCCGCTATTTTATATAATCGGAGCCTCGAACAGACGATGAAGGACTACCTGAGTACACTTGCCGCTCACGCGCTTCATACCTAA
- a CDS encoding DUF2817 domain-containing protein, with the protein MKPSDQYFFPTYEEARRAFRKRSTDVAVVWPETSLTQYAAGKPENNNTTDIIAADAKYHSSTLIVVTTGVHGIEGYAGSALLQLFIDEYITQLNPNTTGIRLVHAVNPWGMKNRRRVSENNVDLNRNFIKDWSSVPASLNERFEKEKKRANEKLEKTAQRPAGRSRGKGV; encoded by the coding sequence ATGAAACCGTCCGATCAATATTTTTTCCCGACGTATGAAGAAGCAAGAAGAGCTTTCCGAAAGAGAAGCACCGACGTGGCGGTGGTCTGGCCGGAGACTTCGCTGACCCAGTATGCTGCCGGAAAGCCGGAAAATAATAACACGACCGATATTATTGCAGCGGACGCCAAATACCACTCAAGCACGCTGATTGTAGTCACCACCGGTGTACACGGAATTGAAGGATATGCCGGATCGGCGCTTCTGCAGCTGTTTATCGATGAGTATATAACGCAGCTGAATCCGAACACCACCGGGATACGCCTTGTGCATGCCGTCAATCCATGGGGGATGAAAAACCGGCGGCGGGTGAGTGAAAACAACGTGGACCTGAACCGTAACTTTATTAAAGACTGGAGCAGCGTGCCCGCTTCACTGAACGAGCGTTTCGAAAAAGAAAAGAAGCGGGCCAATGAAAAGCTGGAAAAAACAGCGCAGCGACCTGCTGGGCGCTCTCGGGGCAAAGGTGTTTAA
- a CDS encoding DUF2817 domain-containing protein has protein sequence MKSWKKQRSDLLGALGAKVFKRGVSGLEKAATTGQYQYPTGIFYGGAAYEEPVEKLLSRMDEWVKEYETVVHIDIHTGLGPAEQLWLQVPHSDPRKEKELQKQFAHPEVNDVQKTNVREIKGEDAEYVKDVYSRRYPDKYIFSCLLEFGTIGNRLPDQMRALDIVVHENQYYWYGAKKEADARELQKEFHQLFDPPKESWRQAVLKKGKAGFDLVLEKEAGVQLVKK, from the coding sequence ATGAAAAGCTGGAAAAAACAGCGCAGCGACCTGCTGGGCGCTCTCGGGGCAAAGGTGTTTAAGCGCGGTGTCTCCGGGCTGGAAAAAGCGGCAACGACGGGGCAGTACCAGTACCCCACCGGTATTTTTTACGGCGGCGCAGCTTATGAAGAGCCGGTGGAAAAGCTGTTGTCACGCATGGATGAATGGGTAAAGGAGTATGAAACGGTCGTCCATATTGATATTCATACCGGGCTCGGTCCTGCGGAACAGCTGTGGCTGCAGGTGCCGCATTCAGACCCGCGTAAGGAAAAAGAGCTTCAAAAACAGTTCGCGCACCCTGAGGTAAACGATGTGCAAAAAACGAACGTGCGGGAAATCAAAGGTGAGGATGCGGAATATGTGAAGGACGTCTACAGCCGGAGGTATCCGGATAAGTATATCTTCTCCTGCCTGCTGGAGTTTGGCACGATCGGCAACCGGCTGCCTGACCAGATGAGAGCGCTCGATATTGTCGTGCATGAAAACCAGTACTACTGGTACGGAGCGAAAAAAGAAGCAGACGCCCGTGAACTGCAGAAGGAATTTCATCAGCTGTTCGACCCGCCGAAGGAAAGCTGGAGACAGGCCGTGCTGAAGAAGGGCAAAGCAGGCTTTGATCTCGTGCTTGAAAAGGAAGCTGGGGTGCAGCTTGTTAAAAAATAG
- the licT gene encoding BglG family transcription antiterminator LicT, with protein sequence MQIKKVFNNNVVLTENRHGKEMVVMGKGLAFQRKAGEAVDQEQVEKTFVLENENVSDQLAELLADVPETYLAIAEQIISLAKEELGVKLDDYLYVALTDHLSFAIRRYEQGMSLQNTLAWEIKKYYRKEFAVALKALNIIEAETGHRLDEHEAASITLHLVNSQMSGEGLEEVVETVGIVNDMLNIVKYHFQMELDEDTLNYERFLTHLRFFAWRLVRKERLQYDADDDFLYQQVKKQYKEAFLCSEKIKKYVENKYEWNVSNDELIYLTVHIHRVASRHQLNKNHSD encoded by the coding sequence ATGCAAATAAAAAAAGTCTTTAACAACAACGTAGTATTGACGGAAAACCGCCACGGAAAAGAAATGGTAGTGATGGGAAAAGGACTTGCCTTTCAGCGGAAGGCAGGAGAAGCGGTTGATCAGGAGCAGGTAGAGAAAACGTTCGTGCTTGAAAACGAAAATGTTTCCGATCAGCTGGCGGAGCTGCTCGCAGACGTGCCCGAAACCTACCTGGCAATTGCAGAGCAGATTATTTCGCTGGCTAAAGAGGAGCTTGGCGTGAAGCTTGATGATTACTTATATGTTGCATTGACTGATCATTTAAGCTTTGCCATCCGCCGCTATGAACAGGGTATGTCACTGCAGAATACGCTGGCCTGGGAAATCAAAAAGTATTACCGTAAAGAATTTGCTGTCGCCTTAAAAGCACTGAACATCATTGAAGCAGAAACCGGACACCGACTTGATGAGCATGAAGCAGCTTCGATTACGCTGCATCTTGTGAACAGTCAAATGTCCGGGGAAGGCCTGGAAGAGGTTGTAGAAACCGTAGGCATCGTAAACGATATGCTAAACATCGTGAAATACCATTTTCAGATGGAGCTTGATGAAGATACGCTGAACTATGAACGCTTTTTAACGCATCTGCGCTTTTTTGCCTGGCGCCTGGTCCGGAAGGAACGGCTGCAGTATGATGCCGATGACGATTTTTTATATCAGCAGGTGAAAAAGCAGTATAAAGAAGCATTTCTATGCAGCGAAAAAATTAAAAAATACGTTGAAAATAAGTATGAGTGGAATGTTTCCAACGACGAACTGATTTACTTAACGGTTCATATTCACCGGGTAGCGTCCCGGCATCAACTGAATAAAAATCACTCAGATTAG
- a CDS encoding beta-glucoside-specific PTS transporter subunit IIABC, producing the protein MKKDYQELGRSVVAGVGGEENVQSLVHCATRLRFRLKDRSQADKEKVEALEGVIQVVESGGQFQVVIGNEVSDVYKAIAKDTKLGDDDANANASENKGNEGSLFNRAIDIISAIFTPILGALAGAGILKGLVAVLLATGVLTETSGTYQVLNAASDSLFYFLPVLLAITSARKFGADPYVAVLIAGALLYPDLIAFGEEQGGSFGFLGIPVLMGNYASSVIPIILAVYVMSKLQALLNGWLHASIRMFFTPLLILVIMVPLTLIVFGPVGTVISGWLADGYTSIYDASPMIAGAFMGVFWQVFVIFGLHWGFVPIGINNLSVYGEDTFSALLAPAVFAQAGAALGVYLKSRQRKVKAIAGPAAISGLFGITEPAIYGVTLRYKRPFILGAAAGGVGGAIAGIANASALAVALPSLAALPVYFGEGFGLFVVSIIVAFSLGAILTYLFGYKDELEEKAPDQPEETNKDTQAAREVAATSTVSKENQAIASPLKGAVIPLEEVNDAAFSSGAMGKGIAVIPVEGKLYAPADGEMTTVFPSRHAFGLKMDSGAELLMHIGLDTVQLDGKHFQSHVQQGDKVTRGQLLAEFDIKAIREAGYDLSTPIIVTNTGDYLDVIGDNDGNVEPGDTMLSIIQ; encoded by the coding sequence ATGAAAAAAGATTATCAGGAGCTTGGAAGAAGCGTTGTGGCCGGGGTCGGCGGTGAAGAAAACGTACAATCACTCGTTCACTGTGCCACCCGGCTTCGATTCCGGTTAAAAGACCGCAGCCAGGCGGACAAGGAGAAGGTAGAGGCGCTTGAAGGAGTTATTCAGGTGGTGGAAAGCGGAGGACAGTTTCAGGTCGTAATCGGCAATGAAGTGTCAGACGTCTACAAAGCAATCGCGAAGGATACAAAGCTTGGCGATGATGATGCAAATGCGAACGCTTCAGAAAACAAAGGAAACGAGGGCAGTTTGTTTAACCGGGCAATCGATATTATTTCCGCTATTTTCACTCCAATATTGGGAGCGCTTGCAGGAGCTGGTATTTTAAAAGGACTGGTAGCGGTGCTGCTGGCCACAGGCGTATTAACAGAAACAAGCGGAACATACCAGGTACTAAATGCAGCGTCAGACAGTTTATTCTACTTCCTGCCGGTGTTGCTTGCCATCACGTCTGCCCGTAAATTTGGCGCGGATCCGTATGTAGCTGTGCTTATCGCCGGTGCTCTTTTGTATCCGGATTTAATCGCGTTTGGGGAAGAGCAGGGCGGAAGCTTTGGCTTTCTCGGCATTCCGGTGTTGATGGGCAACTACGCGTCTTCGGTTATTCCAATCATCTTAGCGGTATATGTGATGTCGAAGCTGCAGGCGCTGCTGAACGGCTGGCTGCATGCAAGCATCCGGATGTTTTTCACGCCGCTTCTTATTCTAGTCATTATGGTTCCTTTAACATTGATTGTTTTCGGTCCTGTCGGCACGGTAATCAGTGGCTGGCTGGCTGACGGCTACACCTCGATTTATGACGCAAGCCCAATGATTGCCGGCGCATTCATGGGTGTGTTCTGGCAGGTATTTGTTATTTTCGGTCTTCACTGGGGATTTGTGCCGATTGGTATCAACAACTTAAGCGTGTACGGGGAAGACACGTTTTCTGCGCTGCTTGCGCCAGCTGTATTTGCACAGGCCGGAGCAGCACTTGGTGTTTATTTAAAATCGCGCCAGCGTAAAGTAAAAGCGATCGCTGGCCCAGCTGCGATTTCCGGTTTGTTTGGCATTACCGAACCAGCGATTTACGGGGTGACGCTTCGTTATAAACGCCCGTTTATTTTAGGGGCAGCTGCCGGTGGTGTCGGTGGTGCAATTGCAGGTATTGCGAACGCATCTGCGCTTGCGGTGGCGCTGCCAAGTCTGGCAGCCCTTCCGGTATACTTTGGGGAAGGCTTTGGCTTGTTCGTGGTATCCATTATTGTTGCGTTTTCCCTTGGGGCTATTCTGACCTATTTGTTTGGCTACAAGGATGAGCTTGAAGAAAAAGCACCGGATCAGCCGGAGGAAACGAACAAAGATACTCAGGCAGCAAGGGAAGTGGCGGCGACATCAACTGTTTCCAAAGAAAACCAGGCGATTGCCAGTCCGCTTAAGGGAGCCGTGATTCCACTTGAAGAAGTAAATGATGCTGCATTTTCGTCCGGAGCCATGGGCAAAGGTATTGCGGTTATTCCAGTGGAAGGAAAGCTGTATGCCCCGGCAGACGGGGAAATGACTACCGTATTTCCGAGCAGACATGCTTTTGGTCTTAAGATGGATTCAGGTGCAGAGCTGCTTATGCATATCGGGCTTGATACGGTACAATTGGATGGGAAACACTTCCAATCGCATGTGCAGCAGGGCGATAAGGTGACTAGGGGACAGCTGCTCGCAGAATTTGATATTAAAGCGATCCGCGAAGCAGGATATGATTTATCCACGCCGATTATTGTTACTAACACAGGTGATTATTTAGATGTGATTGGAGATAATGACGGAAACGTAGAACCAGGCGATACAATGCTTTCGATCATTCAGTAA